A genomic window from Scomber scombrus chromosome 18, fScoSco1.1, whole genome shotgun sequence includes:
- the pam16 gene encoding mitochondrial import inner membrane translocase subunit tim16, with the protein MAKYLAQVIVMGVQVVGRAFARALKQEYAASQAAAQARNTAGQQSAAASSITGMTVQEAQQILNISTLTPEEIQKNYEHLFKVNDKSTGGSFYLQSKVVRAKERLDEELSIQTDQQKQKNTET; encoded by the exons ATG gctAAATATCTAGCACAGGTGATTGTGATGGGAGTTCAAGTGGTAGGACGTGCTTTTGCTCGTGCCTTAAAACAAGAATATGCAG CCAGTCAAGCAGCAGCTCAGGCGAGAAACACTGCAGGTCAGCAGTCCGCTGCCGCCTCCAGCATCACTGGGATGACCGTGCAAGAGGCTCAGCAAATTCTCAACATCTCCACACTCACCCCTGAGGAGATTCAGAAG AACTATGAACACCTTTTCAAAGTCAATGACAAGTCAACAGGCGGTTCATTTTACCTACAATCAAAA gTGGTGCGGGCTAAAGAGCGTCTAGACGAGGAACTGAGTATTCAGACGGatcaacaaaagcaaaagaatacagaaacatga
- the glis2b gene encoding zinc finger protein GLIS2b: MLSLDEPLDLKLPRRANGRDRGARSPPLSPLHPKRARQLRMADDGTAVIEPASPASPHTGMQVVPHDRTETPTPPAVDLSLSPSSRHTPSSPEMTNGNYVHSGNSHISQAFQFFVPIGAGAGLHLPSSMFLAQTSEKRASPDLSADEQLACHWKKCHLLFDSLQDLVDHVNDFHVKPEKDSGYCCHWEGCARKGRGFNARYKMLIHIRTHTNEKPHRCPTCNKSFSRLENLKIHNRSHTGEKPYICPYEGCNKRYSNSSDRFKHTRTHYVDKPYYCKMVGCLKRYTDPSSLRKHIKAHGHFVAQEHGSPGGVGSMLKGSQSGVLASGGGKDSELSYVSGAHIIIPGAAAALLGSHALQGLGGSLPLSPLSPRPLDLSTLGCPNSPPGSLGGTSILSFNGSTLGLTKSPLLSPAFPSSALGLPMVSVLGPASERRAPSQQARRGRGEEGENEVTGGVLNLSTGGSHDPLSWVVIPPGTVVLKPAVVN, translated from the exons ATGCTGTCCCTGGACGAGCCCCTGGACCTGAAGCTCCCTCGAAGGGCTAATGGGCGGGACAGAGGGGCGCGCTCACCCCCCCTATCTCCACTGCACCCCAAGCGAGCTCGCCAGCTTCGCATGGCAGACGATGGCACCGCAGTCATTGAGCCCGCCTCGCCAGCATCTCCACACACAG GTATGCAGGTGGTCCCTCATGACCGAACAGAAACTCCCACCCCCCCTGCAGTGGACCTGAGCTTGTCTCCCTCCTCTCGCCACACCCCCAGCTCTCCGGAAATGACCAATGGCAACTATGTCCACTCAGGA AATTCTCACATCTCACAGGCCTTTCAGTTCTTTGTGCCAATCGGAGCTGGGGCAGGACTTCACCTGCCATCCTCTATGTTCCTTGCCCAAACGAGTGAGAAGAGGGCCTCTCCTGACCTCTCAGCAGATGAACAACTGGCCTGCCACTGGAAGAAG tGCCATCTGCTCTTTGACTCCCTCCAAGACTTGGTAGATCATGTCAATGACTTCCATGTCAAGCCTGAGAAGGATTCTGGTTACTGCTGCCACTGGGAGGGCTGCGCTCGCAAAGGGAGGGGGTTCAATGCTAG GTACAAGATGCTCATCCATATCCGCACTCACACTAATGAGAAGCCCCACCGCTGTCCCACATGCAACAAGAGCTTCTCACGGCTGGAGAACCTCAAAATACACAACCGCTCACACACAG GTGAAAAGCCCTACATTTGTCCATATGAGGGTTGCAACAAGCGTTACTCCAACTCAAGTGACCGTTTCAagcatacacgcacacactatGTCGACAAGCCCTACTACTGCAAGATGGTGGGCTGCCTGAAGCGCTACACAGACCCCAGCTCTCTTCGCAAGCATATCAAGGCCCATGGTCACTTTGTGGCTCAGGAGCATGGCTCCCCAGGTGGGGTGGGCTCCATGCTGAAGGGGAGTCAAAGCGGAGTGCTTGCTAGTGGAGGGGGGAAGGATTCGGAGTTATCCTATGTGAGTGGAGCCCACATTATCATCCCAGGGGCAGCGGCTGCTCTCCTGGGAAGCCATGCTCTGCAGGGCCTGGGTGGCTCCCTGCCCTTGTCCCCGCTTAGTCCTCGACCCCTGGACCTCAGCACACTGGGTTGCCCCAACTCCCCTCCAGGCAGCTTGGGAGGCACATCCATCCTGTCCTTCAATGGCTCCACGCTGGGCCTAACCAAGTCCCCTCTGCTCTCCCCAGCGTTCCCTTCCTCGGCCCTGGGTCTGCCAATGGTGTCTGTGCTAGGGCCTGCGTCTGAGCGCAGGGCCCCCAGTCAGCAGGCCAGGAGGGGCCGGGGGGAGGAAGGTGAGAATGAGGTGACTGGGGGGGTCCTGAACCTTTCCACAGGGGGGTCTCATGATCCCCTGTCCTGGGTGGTCATCCCCCCAGGCACTGTGGTGCTCAAGCCAGCTGTGGTtaactga